CTACCGTGCAcaggtttttctttgttctttcctttgttgttggtggtggtggtgcagatcTCTATTGTTGCTTTAAAAGATAGCCAAAGATTCTTTTGAACTAGAGATGGCCTACAATTGGCGGTTGAGTTCTTGtgacttcccttcccccaacgCATCTTTTCTTGTCTCTGTAGTGTACATGCGGCCTCCACCCTCTCCTGCTCCTGGTATCTGTATCTGGGTGGCACCCACCCTCTGTCCCCAACTATCTCTGACTCTGAGTTAGAGGGAAGCACACGCACCTCCGTCACGGATGCTTCCCCAGCCTGCAATCCAGCAGTCAGTGTTGGGAGGGAGCCGGACAGAGGAGTCAGGCAGGCAGATGGGCAGGATCCGCTCAGAGAACTGGATGGAGTGTTCCAGACGCACGAGGGCAATGTCTGCACGGGTTCCCTCCTTCCAAGAATACCTGGGGTGGGGCAGCACCCAAGCAATCCCCACTTGCTGGGACCTTGGGCCTGGGTTTCCCAACTGCCAGGCCCCCAACAATACTGAGAACAGAGACGGCTTGTCCACGCTGCtgcaagaaaaggaaagggggaaatgtcaGAGAGACCATGCCTGGTAGGATGGCGATCATGACCCCCGAACAGCCTGGACAGCCCCGAGCCTGGGGCAGGAAACAAGAATGGGTCCTGGAGAGTCAAGAGCAGGCCGGTTTTCACATACCTCTTGAAGCAGTGGGCAGCCGTGACCACCCAGCGGTTGGTGAGCAAGGAGCCTGCACAGTGGTGGGAACCATTCTTGAGGATGCTAACAATCCAGGGCCACTGGGCATCCATGCTGTCCTCACCACCCACGACCCGGTTCAGCTGCTGAGGCTTCCCGCAGTCTGGGGGCACTGGCAGAAGGGACGGAGTTTCCCGTCATCTCAGCAGacacagttgtcttctgacttccaagccCTCCAAGATCTCAAGCCTGTGTCCCAGCCCAGCGTGTGTCCAGCGCAGTGTCTACCCTGGGTGAGTCCctgccctgtccctgtcccctttAGTTACCGGAGGGGGGTGGGAAtggccctttcctccccttctccagccctGCAGCTGGCCTTCCCTCCCACTTCCCTTAAAGATCTATTTGGTTCTCTTGGCTCTTACCCTTCTGCTCTTCCAGCCTTTTCTCCTCTAGATCCATCATCTTTTCTATGCCCCGCCCCATGCTCTTCATCCTTGTGTTCCTTCCTCTTCACCTTTGTGCTCCCCTCTGACTGCAGTCCCCACGTCTGACCTACCCCGTAGagtgccacccccacccagcctGCTCACACTCACCAGGGATGTGGGCAGCACTGAGGGTAGctgagggcagagagaataaagagagtcAGGCCCAGTGGTGAGGAGCCCTGTGCCCCATGCCTAGGggaccccccccccgcccgtcCTCCCAGACTCATCCAGGGTTCTCAgtacctttacacacacacacacacacacacacacacacacacacaccacaggtgcCTCCTGAAGCCCTGCGTGGGCTAAACATCCTCAGACCCCTGCCTCCCAGCCCAGCAGTATTTTTTCCACCTTCCCGAGAGTGGGAAGAGAgcttaggacacacacacagcatccaggTTTCTTCCCCAGCCCCCATGAAAGCCTGGGCAGTTTTTCTATTCCAAAACAGAAGGAGTAGACCCAAGATGGAAACCATGGAGGGGGAGACAGAAGATGGAGGACACAAGGAAGGCACACAGACAGGTAAAGACCCACAAGGATGAGAGAGGAGTTCCTGAGCACTGCGACCAGAGCACTCACCCACATTCAACCCTCATAGCtgctagggaaactgaggcacagagcatGGAGGTAAACAACATGCCAGAGGAAGGGGACGGAGACAGAGGCACAGGGAGCTGAAAGGAGATAATggacagaggagagagcagaTTCAAAGGAAGGTGCTAAGCCAAGAGGCAAGCAAGGAGGAGGGACTGTGGGCAGGGAGGAGGCGGGAAGAGAAGAGGCGAGGAGGAGCAGCAGGTCCTTGGGGCTCACCTGTGGAAGTCAGCAGCACCAGAAGGGTTAAGATCCTGAGCTGGTCCCCACCCAGTGCTGGGGGAGGCCTGGAGATCACCACAGCTGGTAGGGGTGGAGCCGTGGCAAGGCTGCTGGCCATCTCAGAGGACCTAAGGGCTGTGCGGGTTGGGGCTGGCAGGACAGGTGGCAGCAGTGTGTAGGGTTCCCTACAGGTCGCCCCAGGTTTTATCCTGTGAGGAGGAATGCTGTCGGACCAGTCCCCTAGCTGGTGACTGGGCCACCCAGACTGTGGATcagggaggaggtggggctgccaggaggAAGCGACCGGTTACTGGGGCTAGGGGCAGTAACTGGATGGGGGACTCAGGCTCAGGCTCCAGATGTGTGCCCAGGATGCACCCTGTAGTGGGGCAGTAGAGACTTGTTGACTGTCTAGGGCATGGCTTTATCATTGACCATCCAGGTAAACAGAGATCCCTGTAGCTTGCAGAGCGTTTGGGGTGTCTCAACCTGGAGTGGCCACAGCTGGGGTAGAGAGTGTTGGGAGCCCCTGAGGCCTTTGGCTGGGGGTTGCCAGGGGGACCTTGCGCCTTAACGGCCCATGTCCAGCACCCTGGCTGCTTCCATGACTCAGTCCAAACACTTGGAGCCCTGGAATCCCGTTAGCCCACTTCCCTGAAAGCTGTGACTCAGACCCCAAGGGGGAGGGCATGATGGCCTCTTGGCCATTTGGCCAAGCTGTCCCTGGTGCTTCCTCCCAGTTGTCACTGCAGGTGAACCTCAGGTGACTCATTTCTTACCTGAACTCCAGGGAGCAGACCAACCCTAGAGCAGGATCCATGGCCtatgccccaccccccacacacgcTTGGGGAGAACTCACATCCTGGGACCCCCACAAAGGGCCGTGGAGCTGAGTTTGGGAAGCTGGTTTGCTGTGGGCTGATGTGGATTGTTCTTGACTCAGTGTCCTGCATTAGTACCACCCTCACCTCAAGCCGGGACCCGCAGCATCCTCTCAGACAAACAGGTCCCTCTGCCCAGTGTGAGTTTCTGGGACCAGACCTGGTTGTGAGAGGAAATAAGGCTGAATGGAAACAATACTGAAGTCTGAGGGTCTGTACCTCTCTTTGTGCTGTCCCCAagttcccctccccccaagatttaaaaaaaaaaaatgagctggcTCAGGGAAGTCAGTAGACTGGCCTCTTGGTCAACTTGGGAGCTCAGGGTCCCCCGCAGGATCAGAGGTGCCTGGCCCTCCTGGGTGCAGGTCACATGCTCTGAAGAAAAGACCCTGAATTAGCTGCCTAAGATCAAGTGTGGGAACAGCGACAGTACTGCTGCtcccagggaaagaaagagaagttgaTCCTTTTCTACCCGTGGGCCAGCCACAGCTCTCTTGGAAGTTCCCTGtcgtgtgtctccaagctgcccGGAGCTGGCTGGCCCTGCGGGACCATGTGCTGCCCACTTCAGTTGTTTGGGACTAAGGTGGCAGCAGGCCCGGTTAGCACATGGATGCCCCCTCTCTGGCAAGGTGATGCCCTGCATCACTTTACCTGGGCACCGTGGGCTGCAAAGAGACTGGGGTGTGTGCTGTGGGCCATTGTGTGGTGAAGGAGGCGCAGGGCAGGTTAGGGTTAACCTTCAGGCAAGATGAGGTGGAgagcccctgccccaccccatacCTCAGGAAGCCCAGGGGTGCATTCTTCTCCCTCCTGTGATTGTGGGCGTCACTGCAGGAGCAGCCAAGAAGAGGCCAGCTTCtctagacaccccccccccaggctaCAGAACAAAAATGTAGGGACACTTGCCTCATCATGTATCCCTCTCGGGGCTGCTTCTGCGCCCTCAGCTGCTCCCACACTTCTCTAACTCACCCCCTTGTGACACGGAGGGCCTTGGCCACCCCAGTTCATCCCACAGACATTTCTCGGGTCCCTGTTGTTTGGCAGGCCCTGTGGTAGGTCACTGGGACGTCCAGTGAGGAATGGGGCTTGGGTCCTTCACCCAGGAAACTCACAtctcctggggtggggggcagatgAGTAACAACAGTGAGATGGGCAGTAGCATAGACCTTGAATTGTGCTGTGACTCCTTGAGGGGAGGGTGTCTCCCCCCGCCGTTCTCAGATCCAAGCCTGTTGCCCACTGCACACGGGGGATCAATaggtgtttgttgaatgaataagtgGTTGTAGAAGATAAGACCTGGAGACCAATAGctgcagcctcctgcctctgcatatCCTCTGGAGTCATTGCCCTGGGGACCTAAGAGGCATGTCCCCAGCATGTTGCCTTCTTTGAGATGGGTGGCCAGGAAGAAGCCCCGAGCACAAGGGCtctgtgggagtcagaggaagtTCAAGAAGCTAGATGGAGATTTCCTGGTACATGCTCTGGGAGACACACCCCCTCTTCCCGCCCAGGGGTCAGCTCCCCAATTCCTGGGATGTGAAGAGCCAGTCCCTGAAGAACAGAGATGGAGGCCCTGGCATGATTCAACATTCAGCAAAATATTTACGGAGGGCCTCCATGTGCCAGACTCACACCCAGCCTCCCAGCTGGGCATCTTCACGCTGTGCAAGAGATGGATGAGGTGCCCAGCCCTGCCACCCACACTACCATCCCTGCCAGCCTGCTCAGGGATAGCAGCCAGTTCACACTGAGGTGTCGGATGACTGATAGGGCTGCGGGAGCATTTCCATGTTAAGAACAGCTGCAGCCGGCAGTCCTGAAGCCAGAAGCATGACTCACCAGTGGTGGCGGGTCAGACGTGGGCATGGGAGTCAGGGGACATACTCTGAGCAAGGTTATCCACGCTTGCTCTATCCAACCAAAGGCTACAGGGCACCGCCTCCGCTGCTGGGGCTTGTACGAAGTCCCAGAATCACCAAGGTGAGTCAGCAGGCATCACTGAGCACCTGGGGTCGGGGGTCAGGGAGGGGGACACTGCCCTTAGtgacaaaccaaaacaacacctGCTCTGGTGGCTGAAATGGAACTGAAAAGTAAGTGAATCCACCGGGGTGGTgcctcatgcctgcaatcccagcacagggaggctACAGCCAGAAGATCTCTGCAAATACGAGACCAGCCTAgggtacatagtaagttctagacaagtctgggctacagtgtgagaacctgtctccaaagcGTGTGATGGTGGAGATATAGCTCGGTTCATAGAATGTTTAGCTTGCACAAAGGCCTGCgtcaacccccagcaccacatgaaactggacatggtgtcacatgcctgccatcacttgggaggtgaagacaggagggtCAGAGACTCAGGGtgatccttggctacatggtgagttcaaggcccatcctgggctatatgagaccctgattcaaaaaggCACCAAAGCAAAATAACAAGTTACTTGTTCTAGTGGATGTCGGGCACTTCCCAGGTGATTTAAGTTTCATTATACCACCAACCTGAGCCTCAGTCCATCCACCTGTGAAAAGAATCAGCCAACTGCATCATGGCCTCagaagaaaaggctgaaatggCTAGGAAGGACTGAAGGCCTTGCAggatgtgatggttaatcttcattggcTAGGCTTGgaaccacctaggagacacacctctgggtaaGTTTGtgaggtgtttccagagaggatggATGAATtaaaggggaaaggaggaagccagctgaTGGTCAGTATCCATCTTGCTCTGTTTCCTCATATTCCCGCTGCCGGGCCTTCCCAGCCATAAGGGACCATTTGTCCTCAAATTGtgggccaaaataaacctcttccaCAAGTCAATTTGTAGGGGTTGCTgccagaactctttttttttcccccaggggctggagagatggctcagcagttaagagcagtggctgctcttccagaggtcctgagtttaattcccagcaaccacacggtggctcacagccatctgtaatgggatctggtgccctcttctggcatgcaggcatacatgcaggcgaacactgtatacataataaataaatcttttaaaaaagatatttttagccgggtggtggtggtgcacacctttaatcccagcactcgggaggcagagccaggctgatctctgtgagttcgaggccagcctgggctaccaagtgagtcccagaaaggtgcaaagctacacagagaaaccctgtctcggaaaaaaaaaaaaaaaaaaaagatatatatattttttaaacaactcttttttttttctagagagatGTAAAAAATATCTATCCCCTCCTTACAGGGTTCCAGTGACAATGTACAATCCCACTACAGTCCGAGTTGTGGAACCAATGAGTTCACCAGGTTTCCTTACAGATCAAGGATGATGCTTACTCCACGGGCACATGGATGGTTCCAAATCAGCCACGCCTCTGCAAAGTCTAACCCTGCATGGATGAGGGCTACCTTACAGCTTCGTAGATAGAATGAGCCCTCTTAGTAAATCTTCCCGGTCTGTATATTCTAGCACCAAAGGCCACAGGCAATTAGAGCAAAATTACATAGAAATGGCCGGGCAGTGCTGGAGGGAGTGGCTGAACTCTTGGGTGCTCACCCCTCCTTCTGTAAGGGGACATCAGCAGCCATCAGGCCTGACCTCAGAGCCTCCTACAAACAGACATACCCAGAAGGTAGCATTCTGCAGcatgggcattttgtcacagtaattaaaaaaaaaaaaaaaggaactaatGCAGAAAATTGGAACCAATGAAAGGgccattgctgtgatgaatctGACCATGTGGTCTGCAGGCCTTTGGACTGGTTTGttagaggaatgtggaagactttggtcCTGCCACCTAGAGAAGCTTTAGAATGCTGTGATCAGTCTAATGGTCCATTCTGGTGAGAGTCAGAAAGACCAGACAGCCAAGAAAGACGTGAATCGTAAAGGCTGGGCTCGTGAGATTCCAGAGGAAAATATGACTCTTCAGAACTGGACTCGTGTTATCTTCTGGCAGAGGATGGCTGCATTCTTGAGTAATGAACTAAGTTGTTTAGTAGGATGGACACAGCATCCAAGCTGCAGCATGGTTGCTGCTCGCTGCTCTTAGTCAGTTCTGCCAGGAGAAACTTCTAAATGCGAGGGAAATGTGCAGTCTGgtaaggaaagggaggggagttTGAAGACgcgggaaagatggctcagaaagcAGCTGTGAGTGCGAATAGATGAGCACCATTATAGAGAAACCCGGAACTCTGTCCAGAGACAGCGGAACAGGTGCCCGGGAGACGAGGCAAGGCTCCCACTTATAAAAATGAAGATTCACATGAAAGGGGAGAGCCTGGATTGAGGACGCCACTGAAGGGTCCCCTGCTAGAAAGCTGCCTAGGCAAGTGTTTCCTCAGGTTCAGCTGATAAGGCTCACAGAGCCCAGACTACACTACGAGCTGGGAGCAGAACATCACAATGGCATCCACTTAATGCCCAGATCATGGAAGCTTGCACCAAGGTtccagaaaaaaatcactgaggcCAGCTAGTATGTGGCAAGGTTGACTTCCCTGCAAGGAGGCTATTCTGTAAAGCTATGAAAACGATCCCTAAATTGTAGTAGGGACCCTAGGGCGGTGGTTCTCAAattgtgggtcgcaacccctttgggcccaacaaccctttcacaagggtcactgatctgatatcctgcatgtcagatagttacattacagttcacaacagcggaaaattacagttatgaaggagcaacagaaataactttatggttggggatcagcacaacacgaggaactgtattaagggtttacagcattaggaaggttaaaaaCCACTGCTCCAGGGTGTTGGCTGTGCCAGGGCTGGGACATCCACCTAAGAAAACTGCAGGCACAGAATAAAGCTGACCTGAGAGAGGCTAAATGTGCTACAGGCTGCAGAACTGGAGAAGAAGACTACCCAAACCTGCTGGAACCAGATGAGGCCACCACAAGCCTCATGCCACACACGGAGCTGCGGGGTTTTCCCTCAAAAATCTTGATCCGGCTTTGGTCCAGTTTTCCCTGGCTACCCCCACATTTCTCCCTTATGGAATGGGACTATTTACTCTGtgccattctctgtctctgtctctctctgtctctgtctctgtctctctctctgcagatTTATGTAAGCACAAATACAACACGCGTGTGAGCCTACCCACTTTCTTCACTGTGCAGCCTGGTGTTGGCATCAGTGACTCTGACCCCAGCTCTGCCGCTCTTTCGATTCAAGCCTATGAGGGAAAGGGGTGAAATGGTACGGATAAAAATGACGGGTTCGGGTATCAAATTGAGATGAGTGGGCTTCTGATTCGTGATTGTTGGTAGGGTTTGGAATCTCCTAGCAGACATACTTTGTGGCCTGCTTAGggtatttccagagaggtttagcTGAAGGTGGAAGACACAGTctgatgtgggcagcaccattccatgaCCTGGGGGCCCAGACAGAATAAAAGGGGGGACAGGAGAAAGCCTGATGGGTAccatcattctcttctctctgctttctgactgccaacttgacacaaccaaCCTCCTCACATGGTCATGGCTGTGAGCCCTCTGGACTCCGTGCCTTCATGCTGTGAGGAGCAGTATCCCCGACCCACCCCCCAAAATGTGAGCCTTTCTTACGTTGTTTTTGTTAGATGTGCTGACACTGTGATTAGACAGGGAGTGAGGAGCACTGACCTGAGTGCTCACTGACCCACTGGGGCACGAATGACTTAGAGGAGCACAGGCTGAGTGCTCACTGACCCACTGGGACATGAATGCTTGGGGAGCCTAGTCTGGTTAGCCCTGGGGATACTGGGTTGACACTGCTCTCAGATGACCTTTTATCACCTTCCTGTAAGGATGTCCTACCTTCTGCTTGATCACACTCCCAGCTGTCCTGAGAACTGTTGCTCTGGGAAACCACAAAACATTGAGCTTCTCTGCCTTTCAGAATCACAGGTCTATCAGGACTCCAACCCAGTCCTGGATTGTGGTGCCCCCCTGAGAGCCCTCCCAAAGTCCATCCCCTCATGCCCTTGacctcacattttctttgtcttcatgTAGGCTCCTCTAAGTCCTTCCCAGGTCATCCCCaaacctctgtccctcctccccttccatgAGAAGCCAACTGGGTTAGTTACTTCGCTaatgctgtgatgagacaccgtGACCACTTGTAGAAGAATTTATTtagggcttacagttccagagggtcagagtccatggtGGCGGAGCGGAAGTAGCAAGGCAAAAGGTGGTGGGAGCAACAGCGGAGAGCTCACttgcatcttgatccacaaacaggaaggaaagagctCACTTGAAACTGTAGGAgtctttttgaaacctcaaagcccgccccaaatagcatacttcctccagccaggacaCACCTCTAATCCTCTTCAAGCAACCACTGAGGGCCAAGTGTTCAGAGACTTAGGGAGCCatgtcattcaaaccactgcaccaACCACACCCGACTCTACACTGCCCCACAGCTCTCCTGAAGGGTGGGGATGCCAGGATGGGGGTTGGCACACCATGCAATCCTTCTTCCATTCCCTCTTTCCAGTGTTGAGCAGTGCAATCTGGGAACTTCCGGAGAATAAAGCTTTCTCTCCTACAACATGACCTTCTCAACACTTCCTACAGGTGGAGATTAAGCATCGCTCTCCgtgctcagcctgccttcctgtcctctcagggatccctcctggtggggcctTTAAACcccaactgtggtggtattctaattgtactgaaatgtgattttgattgtatgttaataaataaagttgcccgggggtcagagctattagagccatagcaagaatgtggcggtggtggcacacacctttaatcccatagatctctgtgtgttcagggatacagccagcattggagacatatgcctttaagacctagggggctgtacattcagacagtgacgaggcagtcatgtgtttgggtttacaaccaatgagaaggcagaacaacatactataaaagaaacgaacagacaggatatagtctctttcgggaagctgggacactgcaggcggaagggtgagattttagctctgagctctgacctctcggctttctcttttacattgtttctgtgtttcttatttaataagacggttagttacatcaacatctggcgcccaacgtggggctcgaacccacgaccctgagattaagagtctcatgctctaccgactgagctagttacctttcctagaatttgacaattaacctaaaatttttctttcaggataaagaaaacttcgcccatacccagcaggaagcaattttaagaatacgacgcccacattcccaaagaggtggtgtggggcgggtggttttttggtctttttaatgggttttgggtctgggataattttcagtatttaggggggttggttacaagttgttgtcaagggttaggaaaaaggctaagcaaaggagattagatttaaggttcttatttaaacaaacaaacaaaaaaaggaaggaaaagaaaggaagaaaagaaaaagacaattactagttttaaatactttacattggattggattgttttatattgtatacaaatttgaaactgatattgttagaaaatgctatatgtatatttctaattgtatttataccattcatttaacaatgcaaatttctgatccttgaatgttattattaccaactattaggatataaagaaatgaaagttagtagttagacattacaatagaacttgtagtcatattagatatgttttaaaaattaagcagagatgttttagacaggtcatcttcaaacccttcagagatctacagaatatggcatttaaaatgttttaataacttagaaaatttttcttttttgagacatgtcggctcctggcagtaccaatctacttcagagaaaatatgggcattgaagaaactgcatatggagtcaactttcattttggcaaaagttagccactggacaacaaagtatcctcgaatcaacaggacgaaatggacagacagaacacgaaacaagggactactgattcttgccaaaacaagtgtggttatggctttatcaaaaggcatcttctgaggccaggataatatggccccatccctgaagtggccttcgcatccggaaaaggtacggtgcccttttctgcttaacaggcagagggccgatggcttctgttgtgcaatggaacagcagctaaaagctcatgcctcttgaaagtagactggcatttaatagagggatgtggagaagaaggggatgctgagatgaagccatatatacacagccaag
This Peromyscus maniculatus bairdii isolate BWxNUB_F1_BW_parent chromosome 8, HU_Pman_BW_mat_3.1, whole genome shotgun sequence DNA region includes the following protein-coding sequences:
- the LOC102913917 gene encoding brain-specific serine protease 4 isoform X2 translates to MASSLATAPPLPAVVISRPPPALGGDQLRILTLLVLLTSTATLSAAHIPVPPDCGKPQQLNRVVGGEDSMDAQWPWIVSILKNGSHHCAGSLLTNRWVVTAAHCFKSVDKPSLFSVLLGAWQLGNPGPRSQQVGIAWVLPHPRYSWKEGTRADIALVRLEHSIQFSERILPICLPDSSVRLPPNTDCWIAGWGSIRDGVPLPEPQTLQKLKVPIIDSEICKGLYWRGAGQEAITEDMLCAGYLEGERDACLGDSGGPLMCQVDGSWLLTGIISWGEGCAERNRPGVYTSLLAHRFWVQRIVQGVQLRGRLASKGDPGSA
- the LOC102913917 gene encoding brain-specific serine protease 4 isoform X1, whose protein sequence is MASSLATAPPLPAVVISRPPPALGGDQLRILTLLVLLTSTATLSAAHIPVPPDCGKPQQLNRVVGGEDSMDAQWPWIVSILKNGSHHCAGSLLTNRWVVTAAHCFKSSVDKPSLFSVLLGAWQLGNPGPRSQQVGIAWVLPHPRYSWKEGTRADIALVRLEHSIQFSERILPICLPDSSVRLPPNTDCWIAGWGSIRDGVPLPEPQTLQKLKVPIIDSEICKGLYWRGAGQEAITEDMLCAGYLEGERDACLGDSGGPLMCQVDGSWLLTGIISWGEGCAERNRPGVYTSLLAHRFWVQRIVQGVQLRGRLASKGDPGSA